One window of Nostoc sp. NIES-3756 genomic DNA carries:
- a CDS encoding AIPR family protein, giving the protein MPKNWVLKIDQFFNANPHCIIANAHVDSFPADLPLEPNIREPNRKSSTYRQIFDSLTTEPEKFFERHSGIVLCANKVKPNSKKTQLELEILEASEGGSDGIINGGHTVLAFEQARNYKYDLTEARVKVTIHIGLTEDEAKDIALASNTSAPVDARSKVNARGDYKFLKQFLAQLEREQATKFRVAYYQNQSGAPKSPQCNVNHLIKLMNCLDRNKYNPDSKSRTKHPPVSNTPSLSEAERQRLSKLLPLLSKGLWIEQRLFQVIEEHITKPKRKGVVDLASIDPRKNTLLPDSRYSFGFSAPADIAMPIVAAYRVFLDESYNWIIPFDEFAEDFLQHLWNNYYKKYLVSEKLAGNTVGSKICRNPVIWDNLYVSAQSYLNQQLLKMVSSSNKREELKLVN; this is encoded by the coding sequence ATGCCAAAAAATTGGGTTTTGAAAATAGACCAGTTTTTCAATGCAAATCCACACTGCATTATCGCTAATGCTCACGTTGACAGCTTCCCTGCTGACCTACCACTAGAACCAAATATCCGGGAGCCGAACCGCAAAAGCTCAACATACAGGCAAATTTTTGACTCATTAACCACCGAACCCGAAAAGTTCTTTGAGCGGCATAGTGGGATTGTGCTGTGTGCCAACAAGGTCAAGCCCAACAGTAAAAAGACACAGCTAGAGCTAGAGATACTTGAGGCTTCTGAGGGTGGTAGCGATGGCATCATTAATGGAGGACATACGGTTTTAGCGTTTGAGCAAGCTAGAAATTATAAATATGACCTAACCGAAGCTAGAGTTAAAGTCACAATTCATATTGGCTTAACGGAAGATGAAGCAAAAGACATCGCCTTAGCATCCAACACATCTGCCCCAGTGGATGCGCGTTCCAAAGTAAACGCCAGGGGTGACTACAAATTCCTCAAGCAGTTTTTAGCCCAACTTGAGCGTGAGCAAGCAACGAAGTTCAGAGTGGCGTACTACCAGAACCAAAGCGGTGCGCCTAAGAGTCCACAGTGCAACGTCAACCATTTGATTAAGTTGATGAACTGTTTGGATAGGAATAAATACAATCCAGACTCTAAAAGCAGAACCAAACACCCCCCGGTAAGCAACACCCCCTCCTTGAGTGAAGCGGAAAGACAACGGCTGTCGAAACTGTTACCACTACTGTCTAAAGGGTTATGGATTGAGCAAAGGCTTTTCCAAGTCATTGAGGAGCATATCACCAAACCTAAAAGAAAGGGAGTAGTTGACCTCGCCTCCATCGACCCGCGCAAGAATACACTCCTACCCGATAGCAGATATTCGTTCGGATTTTCTGCGCCGGCTGATATTGCCATGCCCATTGTCGCTGCCTACCGGGTGTTTTTGGATGAGAGCTACAACTGGATTATTCCTTTTGATGAGTTTGCTGAAGATTTTTTACAGCATTTGTGGAATAACTATTATAAGAAATACTTGGTGTCCGAGAAACTTGCTGGTAATACAGTTGGAAGCAAAATCTGCCGTAATCCAGTGATTTGGGATAACCTTTACGTTTCGGCACAAAGTTACTTGAATCAGCAGTTGCTCAAGATGGTTAGTTCCAGCAACAAACGTGAAGAGTTGAAGCTGGTGAATTAG
- a CDS encoding DUF2811 domain-containing protein: MNATVNIFTQIPAPLHDCMQDYLQQHPDWDEKRLLAAAVSLFLLQHGEGDRHVGQVYLETMFHRS; this comes from the coding sequence ATGAACGCAACAGTTAACATTTTCACCCAAATCCCTGCCCCCTTGCACGATTGTATGCAGGATTATTTACAACAACACCCAGATTGGGATGAGAAACGTTTACTAGCTGCTGCTGTATCACTGTTTCTGTTGCAGCATGGTGAAGGAGATCGCCACGTTGGGCAAGTTTATCTTGAAACTATGTTTCATCGTTCTTAA